A genomic stretch from Limanda limanda chromosome 11, fLimLim1.1, whole genome shotgun sequence includes:
- the LOC133014601 gene encoding LOW QUALITY PROTEIN: TGF-beta receptor type-2-like (The sequence of the model RefSeq protein was modified relative to this genomic sequence to represent the inferred CDS: inserted 2 bases in 1 codon): protein MSHFYPFSQLCKFCDLELSVCSGTGTCMSNCSITSICTETNEVCVPIWRKNDTGFSIETLCHNPSKPLYGVMLDDYNSSTCVMKEKNTTSGMAHLCSCTDEECNDKLLFSPIVDPTPEDTLVSVILVSLLPLLVMGIILAEMLYWYRTYRKRLLNQEWESNSKKRKLRLDCSDACAIMMDDDRSESSSTHANNLNHNTEPLPIELDALVGKGRFAQVFKAKLKQTTSDQFETVAVKIFPYEEYASWKNEKDVYSNTDLRHENILHFLTAEEKKVEKQYWLITAFHPRGNLQEYLTRHVISWEELQVLGSSIARGVAHLHSDRLACGRPKVPIIHRDLKSSNILVKNDLTCCLCDFGLALCMDSSLTVDDLANIGQVGTARYMAPEVLEARLNLENTESFKQTDIYSMALVLWEITSRCEAIGEVKDYEPAYGSKVREHPCVESMKDNVLRDRGRPEIPDTWLRHQGVAVICATINECWDHDPXRLTAHCVAERISIMEDEIDKLSSRSSSAEKIPEELKIPVELEIPEKEVKITEIQNIIAMDCSVTDEK from the exons atGTCGCATTTTTACCCCTTCAGTCAGCTCTGTAAGTTCTGTGACCTGGAGCTGTCTGTGTGTAGTGGAACAGGGACCTGCATGTCCAACTGCTCCATCACGTCCATCTGCACAGAAACCAACGAGGTCTGTGTCCCTATCTG GAGGAAGAACGACACAGGTTTCTCTATCGAAACTCTCTGCCACAATCCTTCGAAGCCGCTGTATGGCGTGATGCTGGATGACTACAACAGCTCCACCTgtgtgatgaaggagaagaacaCAACAAGTGGGATGGCTCACCTTTGCTCCTGTACCGACGAAGAGTGTAACGACAAGCTGTTATTTTCCCCCA TTGTGGATCCAACTCCAGAGGATACCTTAGTGTCTGTGATCCTGGTGAGCCTGCTGCCCCTGCTGGTGATGGGGATCATTTTAGCAGAAATGCTCTACTGGTACCGAACTTACCGTAAACGCCTGCTCAACCAAGAATGGGAGAGTAACAGTAAGAAGCGCAAGCTAAGGCTGGACTGCAGCGACGCCTGTGCCATTATGATGGATGATGACAGGTCAGAAAGCAGCTCGACCCATGCCAACAACCTGAACCACAACACTGAGCCACTGCCCATAGAGCTGGATGCGCTG GTTGGCAAAGGTCGCTTTGCTCAGGTATTCAAGGCGAAGCTGAAGCAGACAACCTCAGATCAGTTTGAAACTGTGGCTGTGAAGATTTTCCCCTATGAGGAGTACGCTTCCTGGAAGAACGAGAAGGACGTTTACTCCAACACAGACCTCAGGCACGAGAACATCCTCCACTTCctgacagcagaggagaagaaggtggagaaGCAGTACTGGCTCATCACTGCGTTCCACCCCAGAGGAAATCTACAG GAGTATCTAACACGTCATGTGATCAGctgggaggagctgcaggttttGGGCAGCTCTATTGCTCGGGGTGTTGCCCATCTCCACAGTGACCGCCTCGCCTGTGGACGCCCTAAG GTGCCCATCATCCACCGTGACCTGAAGAGCTCCAACATCCTGGTGAAGAATGACCTGACATGCTGCTTGTGTGACTTTGGCCTGGCACTCTGCATGGACAGCAGCCTGACTGTGGATGACCTCGCCAACATTGGACAG GTGGGTACAGCCCGTTACATGGCTCCAGAGGTTCTGGAGGCCCGACTCAATCTGGAGAACACTGAGTCCTTCAAACAGACTGACATTTATTCCATGGCGCTGGTGCTGTGGGAGATAACATCGAGGTGTGAAGCTATCGGAG AGGTGAAAGACTATGAGCCTGCGTATGGCTCTAAAGTACGAGAGCACCCCTGTGTGGAGAGCATGAAGGACAATGTGCTGCGAGACAGAGGACGACCTGAGATCCCCGACACCTGGCTCAGGCATCAG GGTGTGGCTGTGATTTGCGCCACAATAAACGAATGCTGGGACCACGACCC CCGACTCACAGCGCATTGTGTCGCCGAACGCATCTCAATAATGGAGGACGAGATTGACAAACTTTCCAGCCGCAGCTCCTCAGCGGAGAAGATCCCGGAGGAGCTGAAGATCCCTGTAGAGCTGGAGATCCCGGAGAAAGAGGTGAAAATCACAGAAATACAGAACATCATCGCTATGGACTGCTCCGTAACCGATGAGAAGTGA
- the LOC133014600 gene encoding dysbindin-like yields MQRNTFNPTSATNSSSEDGGKVPKSCANHHKELKRKKKIGTFLREVEALEVELNSEHAQKVAELEQTMCQKLRDRQKVYEEAFNQDMEQYLSTGQIQQRDQISRLEDNSHALQSEMEPSKPDVGVLDHMTVTNMSDQEALDDFLNSSGDDISTGSSLTSGPDLESCSSESTRSQMNQAPPTNNKPSNQDAVWG; encoded by the exons ATGCAGCGAA aCACTTTTAATCCCACGAGTGCTACGAACTCCAGTTCAGAAGATGGTGGTAAAGTGCCTAAAAGTTGTGCCAACCACCATAAagagctgaagaggaagaagaagatagGCACGTTTCT gagggaggtggaggcaCTGGAAG TGGAACTGAATTCGGAGCATGCTCAGAAGGTGGCGGAACTGGAGCAGACCATGTGCCAAAAACTGCGAGACCGACAGAAGGTCTATGAAGAAGCCTTTAACCAAGACATGGAGCAATACCTGTCCACTGGACAGATACAACAGAGAG ATCAAATCTCCAGATTGGAGGACAACAGTCATGCATTGCAGTCAGAGATGG aaCCATCCAAACCTGATGTGGGTGTTCTGGATCACATGACGGTGACCAACATGTCAGACCAGGAGGCTTTGGATGACTTCCTTAACTCCAGCGGCGATGACATTAGTACTGGATCATCACTGACCTCAG GTCCAGACCTCGAGTCCTGCTCCTCTGAGTCTACAAGAAGCCAAATGAACCAAGCCCCTCCCACTAACAACAAACCATCCAACCAGGATGCAGTATGGGGGTGA